Proteins encoded by one window of Thermoflexus sp.:
- the rplP gene encoding 50S ribosomal protein L16, whose protein sequence is MLMPKRVKYRKQMRGRMKGRETRGVELAFGEYGLQALEPCWLTARQIEAARRTIVRFLRQRGKYWIRVFPDKPVTRKPAETRMGKGKGNVDHWVAVVRPGRIIFEIGGVSADIAHEALRQASYKLPIRTQIITAEEQQIG, encoded by the coding sequence ATGTTGATGCCGAAGCGGGTCAAATACCGCAAGCAAATGCGGGGACGGATGAAAGGCCGGGAGACGCGGGGGGTTGAGCTAGCCTTCGGGGAATATGGTCTCCAGGCCCTGGAGCCATGCTGGCTGACCGCCCGTCAGATCGAGGCCGCCCGCCGCACCATCGTCCGGTTTCTCCGCCAGCGTGGCAAATACTGGATCCGGGTCTTCCCGGATAAGCCGGTAACTCGCAAACCGGCTGAGACCCGGATGGGGAAAGGCAAGGGGAACGTCGATCACTGGGTGGCTGTAGTCCGGCCCGGCCGCATCATCTTTGAGATCGGTGGGGTGAGCGCCGATATCGCTCACGAGGCGTTGAGGCAGGCTTCCTATAAATTGCCGATTCGCACCCAGATCATCACGGCCGAGGAGCAGCAGATCGGATAG
- the rpmC gene encoding 50S ribosomal protein L29: MALRPEEIRNWSDEELRNRLEQIRRELFNLRIQWVMGQLKDVNRIRALRKDIARILTIMRERELARGGGR; the protein is encoded by the coding sequence GTGGCCCTTCGTCCTGAGGAAATCCGTAACTGGTCCGATGAGGAGCTTCGAAATCGGCTGGAGCAGATCCGCCGTGAGCTGTTTAACCTGCGGATCCAGTGGGTAATGGGCCAGCTCAAGGATGTTAACCGGATCCGCGCTTTGCGGAAGGATATCGCCCGCATATTGACCATCATGCGGGAGCGGGAGCTGGCCCGGGGAGGTGGGCGATGA
- the rpsQ gene encoding 30S ribosomal protein S17 encodes MKDRRKRFIGRVTSDKMDKTVVVTVEELVRHPLYGKVIRRRRKFMAHNEGNMARMGDLVQIVESRPLSRRKRWIVEAILERAQKPVEPVPEQLPGEEIMAE; translated from the coding sequence ATGAAAGATCGGCGCAAACGATTTATTGGGCGGGTGACCAGCGACAAGATGGATAAAACCGTGGTGGTGACGGTGGAGGAGCTGGTGCGCCATCCGCTTTATGGGAAGGTGATCCGCCGTCGCCGCAAGTTCATGGCCCACAACGAGGGGAACATGGCCCGTATGGGGGACCTGGTGCAGATCGTGGAGTCCCGCCCGTTGAGCCGTCGCAAGCGCTGGATCGTGGAGGCGATCCTGGAACGGGCTCAGAAGCCGGTGGAGCCGGTGCCGGAGCAGTTGCCCGGTGAGGAGATCATGGCCGAGTAG